The Dehalococcoidia bacterium genome window below encodes:
- a CDS encoding respiratory nitrate reductase subunit beta: protein LPLHPEFGTQPNVYYVPPLAPHPIDPQGNFDRSRPRIPTEYLRYLFGPQVDEALATLQRERERARQGHPSELMDILIAYRFQELLGPFTVNPAQIPRSRL, encoded by the coding sequence CCCTCCCCCTCCACCCCGAGTTCGGCACTCAGCCCAACGTCTACTACGTGCCCCCTCTTGCCCCCCATCCTATCGACCCCCAGGGCAACTTCGACCGCAGCCGACCCCGCATACCCACCGAGTACCTGCGTTACCTCTTCGGTCCCCAGGTGGACGAGGCCCTAGCCACCCTCCAGCGGGAGAGGGAGCGGGCCCGCCAGGGCCACCCCTCCGAGCTCATGGACATCCTCATCGCCTACCGGTTCCAGGAGCTTTTGGGCCCCTTCACCGTCAACCCCGCCCAGATCCCCAGAAGCCGTTTGTAG
- a CDS encoding molybdopterin-dependent oxidoreductase, with amino-acid sequence MAQRGTMGSWADNYRQRWRWDRVAWGSHAVDCYPGGCPWYVFVRDGKVVREEQAGTLPQVEPGVPDMNPMGCQKGACWSRLLYAPERVTRPLKRAGERGEGKWQEISWDQALTEIADHILDAMVEEGPESVVWLGTPEIGAIPARVAATYLGHVTTDGNAEFQDMSPGYYLTWGVFNPVSSMDDWFHAQLILIWHANPVYTNIHWYHYIAEARYNGGEVITIAPDFSPSAIHADYHLPVRIGTDAALALAMCKVIIDEGLYDRRFVQEQTDLPLLVRQDTGKFLRASDMVDGGRDDQFYWWDAKAQVPVPAPMTTLALGDIDPALEGTYQVQLKDGTRVMVEPVFQRLRHRLQDYEPERAAQICGIHPRLIRMVARKVASRRTKIFSGWNPGKHYHGDLMERSMALLLALTGNWGKKGTGTRSWAVGGSTAWFLLPLLERADPQEAREVYRRLLEALETVRSFDPTLTREMALVRIQQEMGAADPRTPGRMVPPAFLWYYHYGYKERWNRKEWHDPSMKRAFDEYFQEALEKGWWDNAWGRVWQEVRPRVLMEAGGNVLRRQRGGQELLLKHLWPKLRCIVSIDFRITTTGLYSDYILPAAQHYEKIGFSMPSIHHLNTVLCDRAVPPPDEAKTDWEIGILLLEKVEQRARERGIKEVRNRAGQVISLEGLVERATLGGAIRDEEARMDFILRCDAALGILPQGTDLQKLRQVGHMRWQRLTLLGHGPNQASQVQPNETFNPFRWHVEDKMPYATLTRRAQFYIDHDWFLEAGEELPCHKEVPPMGGNYPFRLTSGHNRWSIHSMNQTNKIILNTHRGEPFVFINDQDAAAKGIKNGDYVRLFNDCGSMVIQAKVSPAVRPGQLILYNGWEPYTHRGWFSESDLEPGMVKWLHLAGGYGHLRYRIMHWQPIPVDRAITVDLEKAS; translated from the coding sequence ATGGCGCAGCGAGGGACCATGGGTTCCTGGGCCGATAACTATCGTCAGCGGTGGCGGTGGGATCGGGTGGCATGGGGCAGCCATGCCGTGGACTGCTACCCAGGGGGCTGCCCCTGGTACGTCTTCGTGCGCGATGGAAAGGTGGTGCGGGAGGAGCAGGCGGGCACCCTGCCCCAGGTGGAGCCAGGGGTGCCCGACATGAACCCCATGGGCTGTCAGAAGGGGGCCTGCTGGTCCCGCCTCCTCTACGCCCCTGAGCGGGTCACCAGGCCCCTCAAGCGGGCTGGCGAGCGAGGGGAGGGGAAGTGGCAGGAGATCTCCTGGGACCAGGCCCTCACCGAGATAGCCGACCACATCCTGGACGCCATGGTGGAAGAGGGGCCTGAATCGGTGGTGTGGCTGGGCACGCCAGAGATCGGGGCCATCCCAGCGCGGGTGGCCGCCACCTACCTAGGCCACGTCACCACCGACGGCAACGCCGAGTTCCAGGACATGAGCCCTGGCTATTACCTCACCTGGGGCGTCTTCAACCCCGTCTCCTCCATGGACGACTGGTTCCATGCTCAGCTCATCCTCATCTGGCACGCCAACCCTGTATATACCAACATCCACTGGTACCACTACATCGCCGAGGCCCGCTACAACGGTGGAGAGGTTATCACCATCGCCCCCGACTTCAGCCCCTCAGCCATCCACGCCGACTACCACCTGCCGGTGCGCATCGGCACCGACGCTGCCCTGGCCCTGGCCATGTGCAAGGTCATCATCGACGAGGGGTTGTATGACCGCCGCTTCGTGCAGGAGCAGACCGACCTGCCCCTCTTAGTGCGCCAGGACACGGGCAAGTTCCTGCGGGCCAGCGATATGGTGGATGGGGGCCGCGACGACCAGTTCTATTGGTGGGACGCCAAAGCACAGGTGCCCGTGCCCGCACCCATGACCACCCTAGCCCTGGGCGACATCGACCCCGCCCTGGAGGGCACCTACCAGGTGCAGCTCAAGGATGGAACCCGGGTGATGGTGGAGCCGGTGTTCCAGCGGCTCCGCCACCGCCTCCAAGACTACGAGCCGGAGCGAGCGGCCCAGATCTGTGGCATCCACCCCCGCCTCATTCGCATGGTGGCCCGCAAGGTGGCCAGCCGCCGCACCAAGATCTTCTCGGGCTGGAACCCGGGCAAGCACTACCACGGCGACCTCATGGAGCGCTCCATGGCCCTCCTTTTGGCCCTCACAGGCAATTGGGGGAAGAAGGGCACCGGCACCCGCTCCTGGGCCGTAGGGGGCAGCACCGCCTGGTTCCTCCTCCCCCTCCTGGAGCGGGCCGACCCTCAAGAGGCGCGGGAGGTATACCGGCGCCTCCTAGAGGCCCTAGAGACAGTGCGTAGCTTCGACCCCACCCTCACCCGGGAGATGGCCTTGGTGCGCATCCAGCAGGAGATGGGAGCGGCCGACCCCCGCACCCCGGGTCGCATGGTGCCCCCAGCCTTCCTCTGGTACTACCACTACGGCTACAAAGAGCGTTGGAACCGCAAGGAATGGCACGACCCCTCTATGAAGCGCGCCTTCGACGAGTACTTCCAGGAAGCCCTAGAGAAGGGATGGTGGGACAACGCCTGGGGGCGCGTCTGGCAAGAGGTGCGGCCCCGGGTCCTCATGGAGGCCGGAGGCAACGTCCTGCGCCGCCAGCGGGGAGGCCAGGAGCTGCTCCTTAAGCACCTGTGGCCCAAGCTCAGGTGCATCGTCTCCATCGATTTCCGTATCACCACCACCGGCCTCTACTCCGACTACATCCTCCCCGCCGCCCAGCACTACGAGAAGATCGGCTTCAGCATGCCGTCCATCCATCACCTCAACACCGTCCTGTGCGACCGGGCCGTTCCCCCGCCCGACGAGGCCAAGACCGACTGGGAGATCGGCATCCTCCTCCTGGAGAAGGTGGAGCAGCGGGCCAGGGAGCGCGGCATCAAGGAGGTGAGGAATAGGGCTGGGCAGGTCATCTCCCTGGAAGGGCTGGTGGAGCGGGCCACCCTAGGCGGGGCCATCCGGGACGAGGAGGCCCGCATGGACTTTATCCTCCGCTGCGATGCCGCCCTGGGCATCCTCCCCCAGGGCACCGACCTCCAGAAGCTACGGCAGGTGGGGCACATGCGCTGGCAGCGCCTCACCCTCCTGGGCCACGGCCCCAACCAGGCCTCCCAAGTCCAACCCAACGAGACCTTCAACCCCTTCCGCTGGCACGTGGAGGACAAGATGCCCTACGCCACCCTCACCCGCCGTGCCCAGTTCTACATCGACCACGATTGGTTCCTGGAGGCAGGGGAGGAGCTGCCTTGCCACAAGGAGGTGCCGCCCATGGGCGGCAACTACCCCTTCCGCCTCACCAGCGGCCACAACCGCTGGAGCATCCACTCCATGAACCAGACCAACAAGATCATCCTTAACACTCACCGCGGCGAGCCTTTCGTGTTCATCAACGACCAGGATGCCGCAGCCAAGGGCATCAAAAACGGCGACTACGTGCGCCTATTCAACGACTGCGGCTCGATGGTGATCCAGGCCAAGGTCTCGCCCGCCGTGCGGCCGGGCCAGCTCATCCTCTACAATGGCTGGGAGCCCTACACCCACAGGGGCTGGTTCAGCGAATCGGACCTGGAGCCGGGGATGGTCAAGTGGCTCCACCTGGCCGGTGGTTATGGCCACCTGCGCTACCGCATCATGCACTGGCAGCCCATCCCCGTCGACCGGGCCATCACCGTGGACCTGGAGAAGGCCTCATAG
- a CDS encoding 4Fe-4S dicluster domain-containing protein translates to MRQIAWVFDLNKCIGCQTCSVACKVLWTDEEGTDHMWWMTVNTMPGRGTPRDWEQMGGGYRDGRLQLGHLPTEEEFGGGWDYNWDEMLRGGKGRQAQFTKVKGSPSWGPNWDEDEGGGQWPNAYFFYLPRLCNHCTRPACLEACPHGAIFKREEDGLVLRDEDLCHGEQMCARACPYKKIYFNKVRGISQHCIGCFPRLEQGVAPACVRQCPGRAVWVGFLDDQEGAVYKLVHKWRVALPLHPEFGTQPNVYYVPPLSPAPFKEDGDVDESRSRIPLEYLQSLFGPEVERALATLREELEKKRRGQESELMDILIMRRWQEALGPFTRNPAEIVWT, encoded by the coding sequence ATGCGCCAGATAGCCTGGGTGTTCGACCTCAACAAGTGCATCGGCTGCCAGACCTGCTCCGTGGCCTGTAAGGTCCTCTGGACCGACGAGGAAGGCACGGACCACATGTGGTGGATGACCGTCAACACCATGCCCGGCCGCGGCACCCCCCGCGACTGGGAGCAGATGGGCGGGGGCTACCGCGACGGCCGCCTCCAGCTGGGCCACCTCCCTACTGAGGAGGAGTTCGGGGGCGGCTGGGACTACAACTGGGACGAGATGCTGCGCGGTGGCAAGGGGCGCCAAGCCCAGTTCACCAAGGTGAAGGGCAGCCCCTCCTGGGGCCCCAACTGGGACGAGGACGAAGGAGGAGGCCAATGGCCCAACGCCTACTTCTTCTACCTGCCCAGGCTGTGCAACCACTGCACCAGGCCTGCATGTCTCGAGGCCTGCCCCCATGGAGCCATCTTCAAGCGGGAAGAGGACGGCCTGGTCTTGCGCGATGAGGACCTGTGCCATGGCGAGCAGATGTGTGCCCGCGCCTGCCCCTACAAGAAGATCTATTTCAACAAGGTACGGGGCATAAGCCAGCACTGTATCGGCTGCTTCCCCAGGCTGGAGCAGGGGGTGGCCCCAGCCTGCGTCCGCCAGTGCCCAGGCCGGGCCGTCTGGGTGGGCTTCCTGGACGACCAGGAGGGGGCCGTCTACAAGCTGGTCCACAAGTGGCGGGTGGCCCTCCCCCTCCACCCCGAGTTCGGCACTCAGCCCAACGTCTACTACGTGCCCCCCCTCTCCCCAGCCCCCTTCAAGGAGGACGGCGACGTGGACGAGTCCCGCTCCCGCATACCCCTGGAGTATCTCCAGTCCCTCTTCGGGCCGGAGGTGGAGAGGGCGCTGGCCACCCTGCGGGAGGAGCTGGAGAAGAAGCGTCGAGGCCAGGAGTCGGAGCTCATGGATATCCTCATCATGCGTCGCTGGCAGGAGGCGTTGGGACCCTTCACCCGCAACCCAGCGGAGATCGTCTGGACGTGA
- a CDS encoding 4Fe-4S dicluster domain-containing protein — MRQLAFVIDLNKCMGCQTCTVACKVLWANDKGRDHMWWMKVNTMPGRGYPRDWQEMGGGYDREGNLRVGKIPQAEDYGQPMEFNYEEVLLAGSPQRAYLRPTVRPSWGPNWDEDIGGGEWPNCYFFYLPRMCMHCSRPPCVEACPYGAISKRQEDGVVVIDPRPCQECREPLCMGACPYKEIFRNPLTLHAEKCHACLPRLEQGVAPACVRQCPGRAVWVGFLDDQEGAVYKLVHKWRVALPLHPEFGTQPNVYYVPPLSPAPFKEDGTPDWERSRIPLEYLRRLFGPAVEEALATLRREMDKRRRRPKEDSELMDILIAYRFQELLGPFTADPAEVKT, encoded by the coding sequence GTGCGGCAGCTGGCCTTTGTCATCGACCTCAACAAGTGCATGGGCTGCCAGACCTGCACCGTGGCCTGTAAAGTGCTCTGGGCTAACGATAAGGGCCGCGACCACATGTGGTGGATGAAGGTCAACACCATGCCCGGCCGCGGCTACCCCAGAGACTGGCAGGAGATGGGCGGCGGCTACGACCGGGAAGGGAACCTAAGGGTGGGCAAGATCCCCCAGGCCGAGGACTACGGCCAGCCCATGGAGTTCAACTATGAAGAGGTGCTGCTGGCCGGCTCCCCTCAGAGGGCATACCTCCGCCCCACTGTCCGCCCCTCCTGGGGCCCCAACTGGGACGAGGACATAGGGGGTGGGGAGTGGCCCAACTGCTACTTCTTCTACCTCCCCCGCATGTGCATGCATTGCTCCCGCCCTCCCTGCGTGGAGGCCTGTCCCTATGGGGCCATCTCCAAGCGCCAGGAAGACGGGGTGGTGGTCATCGACCCTCGCCCTTGTCAGGAGTGCAGAGAGCCCCTGTGCATGGGCGCCTGTCCCTATAAGGAAATCTTCCGCAACCCCTTAACCCTCCACGCCGAGAAGTGCCACGCCTGCCTCCCCAGGCTGGAGCAGGGGGTGGCCCCAGCCTGCGTCCGCCAGTGCCCAGGCCGGGCCGTCTGGGTGGGCTTCCTGGACGACCAGGAGGGGGCCGTCTACAAGCTGGTCCACAAGTGGCGGGTGGCCCTCCCCCTCCACCCCGAGTTCGGCACTCAGCCCAACGTCTACTACGTGCCCCCCCTCTCCCCAGCCCCCTTCAAGGAGGACGGGACGCCCGACTGGGAGAGAAGCCGAATTCCCCTGGAGTACCTGCGACGCCTCTTCGGGCCGGCGGTGGAGGAGGCGCTGGCTACCTTGCGTCGGGAGATGGACAAGAGGCGCCGCCGCCCCAAGGAGGACTCAGAGCTCATGGATATCCTCATCGCCTATCGATTCCAGGAGCTTCTGGGGCCCTTCACCGCTGACCCCGCGGAGGTGAAGACGTAG
- a CDS encoding molecular chaperone TorD family protein has protein sequence MELELNRPEAVAAGARSRLYALLARAFRYPEDQSWDDLPGAVQEVASSLPYPLDVPPHLEAPRADDYVHAFEVGGPYGPPCFIYEGEYGGGRLKVMEDVLRFYDHFGLQPTQEGGRRDRPDHLATELEFMHVLTFQEAAALERGEDPTPYRQAQKEFLRHHLADFVAAVASRLEAMGVPFYTQMARLAHLLCRQDARHLEPSWEVE, from the coding sequence ATGGAGTTGGAGCTGAACCGCCCTGAGGCAGTGGCCGCGGGGGCCCGTAGCCGCCTCTATGCCCTTTTGGCCCGTGCCTTCCGCTACCCTGAGGACCAGTCGTGGGACGACCTGCCCGGGGCCGTGCAGGAGGTGGCCTCCTCCCTCCCCTATCCCTTAGACGTGCCCCCTCACTTGGAAGCCCCCAGGGCAGACGACTACGTCCACGCCTTCGAGGTGGGAGGGCCGTATGGTCCCCCCTGCTTCATCTACGAGGGGGAATACGGAGGGGGACGCCTCAAGGTGATGGAGGATGTCCTGCGCTTCTATGACCATTTCGGTCTTCAGCCCACTCAGGAAGGGGGACGCCGCGACCGCCCCGACCATCTGGCCACCGAGCTGGAGTTCATGCACGTCCTCACCTTCCAGGAGGCAGCAGCCCTCGAGAGGGGCGAAGACCCCACGCCATATCGCCAGGCCCAGAAGGAGTTCCTGCGCCACCACCTGGCCGATTTCGTGGCCGCCGTGGCCTCCCGGCTGGAGGCCATGGGGGTGCCCTTCTACACCCAGATGGCCCGGCTAGCCCACCTTCTCTGTCGCCAGGACGCCAGGCATCTGGAGCCATCCTGGGAGGTGGAATGA
- a CDS encoding molybdopterin-dependent oxidoreductase, protein MRLALELAHLEAPQGLASISRFDLWEMRSRPIPWDRIVKVTHPIDCAFNWVCAFNAFVWKGVVLREEQAANYPPPNDPRCPDLNPRGCNKGVAFAHRMYDPTRIKHPYKRAGERGEGKWQRLSWDQALDEIADKLLEIILTEGPKTIFRDGGIQGHGSRAGWSLCGFPASSINIELGDEHQGALETFGNSGFGHSDDNAMYTDLIMIWGGNPAYSQITNYHFITEGRYNGAKVVVICPDYSASALCADEWVPVRPGTDAALALGMAQVILEEGLYNTAFIKEQTDLPLLVRTDNGKFLRESDIRRGGRPYVYFLFDASSGKMVPAPHTTLDLGPLDPALDGTYEVETLQGRVQVRPAFSLLREMLDRHYRPEQAADMCGVPPETIRRLAREFAQAQGVINIATFNINKYYHGNLMERAMIYLWALCGHLGRRGASYGAMQMPLIPDRAVGTWQRPAQDLVPRLVNHPNYPYWRERGFDSYRILREVMRENPQSEFSMYPTPFLWFFHAGQLELSKRYNSWDPHLKRPLEDYLREGLERNQAHTAKKVWPPPGKEPRALFVWGGDVARRVRANQFLVQELFPKLKLLVTVDFRWNGSALYSDYVLPACGFYEHTYDATFGVFNFNAFHFSFKAVEPLYESKSDWWIMVMLVRRLAEKARARGIISFTDPDTGEVIPLGSLDEALTGAGLYTEDDEDAITRDAYLSSTNLEMVDWEEVERRGHVRFTEPGLLTALAGDLAPGEPIVPLTRHVRDKVPYETATGRIQFYIDHDWYLELGEAFACHKEPIKAGGDYPIQLLGGHSRWSINSVWADDALLLQLQRGEPLLWLSPQDAQARGIRDGDRVEAFNDVGSFQAQAVVSPRIPPGVAFIYHQWTAYQFPGWRHFQQVMPNPFNPVEYAPATGMDYPNVAMEGPSGAPGGNDRDTRVDVRKAPP, encoded by the coding sequence ATGCGGCTAGCCCTGGAGTTGGCCCACCTGGAGGCCCCCCAAGGCCTGGCCTCTATATCTCGGTTCGACTTGTGGGAGATGCGCAGCCGCCCCATCCCCTGGGATCGGATAGTGAAGGTCACCCACCCCATTGACTGCGCCTTCAACTGGGTATGCGCCTTCAACGCCTTCGTCTGGAAGGGGGTGGTCCTCAGGGAGGAACAGGCTGCCAACTACCCGCCCCCCAACGACCCCCGTTGCCCCGACCTCAACCCCCGGGGGTGCAACAAGGGGGTGGCCTTCGCCCACCGCATGTATGACCCCACCCGCATCAAGCATCCCTACAAGCGGGCGGGCGAGAGAGGGGAGGGCAAATGGCAGCGCCTGTCCTGGGACCAGGCCCTGGACGAGATAGCCGACAAGCTCCTCGAGATCATCCTCACCGAGGGCCCCAAGACCATCTTCCGCGACGGCGGCATCCAGGGTCACGGCTCCCGCGCGGGCTGGTCCCTGTGTGGCTTCCCCGCCTCCAGCATCAACATCGAGCTGGGGGACGAACACCAGGGGGCCTTGGAGACCTTTGGCAACTCCGGCTTCGGCCACTCCGATGACAACGCCATGTACACCGACCTCATCATGATATGGGGGGGCAATCCGGCATACAGCCAGATCACCAATTACCACTTCATTACCGAGGGGCGCTACAACGGGGCCAAGGTGGTGGTCATCTGCCCTGACTATAGCGCCAGCGCCCTCTGCGCCGATGAGTGGGTGCCCGTGCGCCCAGGCACCGACGCCGCCCTGGCCCTGGGTATGGCCCAGGTCATCCTGGAGGAGGGCCTCTACAACACGGCCTTTATCAAGGAGCAGACAGACCTCCCCCTCCTGGTGCGCACCGATAACGGTAAGTTCCTGCGCGAGAGCGACATACGCCGCGGTGGCCGCCCCTACGTCTACTTCCTCTTTGATGCTTCCTCCGGGAAGATGGTCCCTGCCCCCCACACCACCCTAGACCTGGGGCCCTTGGACCCCGCCCTGGACGGCACCTATGAGGTGGAGACCCTGCAGGGAAGGGTCCAAGTGCGCCCCGCCTTCTCCCTCCTGCGGGAGATGCTGGACCGCCACTACCGCCCCGAGCAGGCAGCTGATATGTGTGGCGTGCCACCCGAGACCATCCGCCGCTTGGCCCGGGAGTTCGCGCAGGCCCAGGGGGTCATTAACATCGCCACCTTCAACATCAACAAGTACTACCACGGCAACCTCATGGAGCGGGCCATGATCTACCTCTGGGCCTTATGCGGCCATCTGGGCCGTCGGGGCGCCTCCTATGGAGCCATGCAGATGCCCCTCATCCCCGACCGGGCCGTAGGCACCTGGCAGCGGCCAGCCCAGGATCTGGTGCCCAGGCTGGTCAACCACCCCAACTACCCTTACTGGCGGGAGCGGGGGTTCGACAGCTACCGCATCCTGCGGGAGGTCATGAGGGAGAACCCGCAGAGCGAGTTCAGCATGTACCCCACGCCTTTCCTCTGGTTCTTCCACGCTGGCCAGCTGGAGCTGAGCAAGCGCTACAACTCCTGGGACCCCCACCTCAAGCGCCCCCTGGAGGACTACCTGCGGGAGGGGCTTGAGCGCAACCAGGCTCACACGGCCAAGAAGGTATGGCCACCTCCAGGCAAGGAGCCCAGGGCCCTCTTCGTCTGGGGAGGCGATGTGGCCCGGCGGGTGCGCGCCAACCAGTTCCTGGTCCAGGAGCTCTTCCCCAAGCTGAAGCTGCTGGTGACGGTGGACTTCCGTTGGAACGGCTCCGCCCTCTACTCCGACTACGTCCTCCCCGCCTGTGGCTTCTACGAGCACACCTACGACGCCACCTTCGGTGTCTTCAACTTCAACGCCTTCCACTTCAGCTTCAAGGCCGTGGAGCCCCTTTACGAGAGCAAGTCCGACTGGTGGATTATGGTGATGCTGGTGCGTCGCCTGGCCGAAAAGGCGCGGGCCCGGGGCATCATCTCCTTCACCGACCCCGACACCGGCGAAGTGATCCCCTTGGGCTCCCTGGACGAAGCCCTTACTGGTGCCGGCCTATATACCGAAGATGACGAGGACGCCATCACCCGCGATGCCTACCTCTCTTCCACCAACCTGGAGATGGTGGACTGGGAGGAGGTGGAGCGACGGGGGCATGTGCGTTTCACCGAGCCTGGCCTCCTCACCGCCCTAGCCGGAGACCTCGCACCAGGGGAGCCCATAGTCCCCCTCACCAGACATGTGCGGGACAAGGTTCCCTACGAGACAGCCACTGGCCGCATCCAGTTCTACATCGACCACGACTGGTACCTGGAGCTGGGGGAGGCCTTCGCCTGCCACAAGGAGCCCATCAAGGCCGGGGGCGATTACCCCATCCAGCTCCTGGGAGGGCATTCCCGCTGGAGCATCAACTCCGTATGGGCCGACGACGCCCTTCTCCTCCAGCTCCAGCGAGGGGAGCCCCTGCTGTGGCTCAGCCCTCAGGATGCCCAGGCCCGTGGCATCAGGGATGGCGACCGCGTGGAGGCCTTCAACGACGTGGGTAGCTTCCAGGCCCAGGCGGTGGTGAGCCCACGTATCCCTCCAGGGGTAGCCTTCATCTACCACCAGTGGACGGCTTACCAGTTCCCCGGGTGGCGCCACTTCCAGCAGGTGATGCCCAACCCCTTCAACCCCGTGGAGTATGCCCCAGCCACCGGCATGGACTATCCTAACGTGGCCATGGAAGGTCCCTCGGGCGCCCCCGGCGGCAACGACCGCGATACGCGAGTCGACGTGCGGAAGGCGCCGCCATGA
- a CDS encoding AMP-binding protein, with amino-acid sequence MAVAEPFDEKDLWPPERLWQMAWRRLKRVLRHAYRRLPFYQQRFHQAGVTPDDIRTPAHLSRIPILTKAEVVALQAQGGGGLFGMEWGRREPSVFLLSSGTVGTATLWEPWSKMWLRSWACARAYWHMGLRPGMRALMVAPTWHLVALLDRMVFDRIIPCQAVIVPWGTHLPVYAGHLLDAILEKRPQFVNMFLPMLYALLAECQRRGLEARQAFASFHTLGVTGAGMTIKAWRELHRRLGVRELLEGYGHAEAVVSHGCSAHLGHHLMLESSYVEIVDPTTGQPLPPGQRGLVVSTVLIPQGSLYIRFAPGDIGELLPLRCPCGLPWPLLEVYGRVEDQVTVAGRALLPYDVRACLDEVPELLTVSAAIVRRHGPMSRLELVLESPPGADLAQLERKVEEAIWQGLGLEVQVRWAQALPVRWKGTPVIDEAEVGHV; translated from the coding sequence TTGGCCGTCGCGGAGCCCTTCGACGAAAAGGACCTGTGGCCACCGGAACGGCTGTGGCAGATGGCCTGGCGCCGTCTCAAGAGGGTGCTGCGCCACGCCTATCGTCGCCTCCCCTTTTACCAGCAGCGGTTCCACCAGGCCGGGGTGACCCCCGATGACATACGCACCCCTGCCCATCTGAGCCGCATCCCCATCCTAACGAAGGCCGAAGTGGTGGCCCTCCAGGCCCAGGGGGGAGGGGGTTTGTTCGGTATGGAGTGGGGGCGGCGGGAGCCATCGGTGTTCCTCCTCAGCTCGGGGACTGTGGGCACGGCCACCCTCTGGGAACCGTGGTCCAAGATGTGGCTGCGCTCCTGGGCCTGTGCCCGCGCCTACTGGCACATGGGCCTCCGGCCGGGCATGCGGGCCCTTATGGTGGCGCCCACTTGGCACCTGGTGGCCCTGCTGGACAGGATGGTGTTCGACCGCATCATCCCTTGCCAGGCGGTCATCGTGCCCTGGGGCACCCACCTGCCCGTGTACGCTGGCCACCTCCTGGACGCTATCCTGGAAAAGCGCCCGCAGTTCGTGAACATGTTCCTGCCCATGCTATACGCCCTCCTGGCCGAGTGCCAGCGACGGGGCCTAGAGGCCAGGCAGGCCTTCGCCAGCTTCCACACCTTGGGGGTAACGGGAGCGGGGATGACCATTAAGGCATGGCGGGAGCTCCATCGGCGCCTGGGAGTGAGGGAGCTTCTGGAAGGATACGGACACGCCGAGGCCGTCGTCTCCCATGGCTGCTCGGCCCATTTGGGCCACCATCTCATGCTGGAATCCTCCTACGTCGAGATCGTGGACCCGACCACGGGCCAGCCCCTCCCTCCCGGCCAACGGGGCCTGGTGGTGAGCACCGTCCTCATACCCCAGGGCTCCCTCTACATTCGCTTCGCCCCGGGGGACATCGGCGAGCTCCTCCCTCTACGCTGTCCCTGCGGCCTACCTTGGCCCCTTTTGGAGGTGTATGGTAGGGTGGAGGACCAAGTGACGGTGGCTGGACGTGCCCTGTTGCCCTACGACGTGCGGGCATGCCTCGACGAGGTGCCTGAGCTCTTGACGGTATCAGCAGCCATCGTGCGTAGGCACGGGCCCATGTCTCGGTTGGAGCTAGTGCTGGAGAGTCCGCCGGGGGCCGATCTGGCCCAGCTGGAGCGCAAGGTGGAGGAGGCCATATGGCAGGGCCTGGGGCTGGAGGTACAGGTGCGGTGGGCCCAGGCCCTCCCGGTTCGCTGGAAAGGGACCCCCGTCATCGACGAAGCGGAGGTGGGCCATGTCTAA